A stretch of DNA from Roseovarius sp. W115:
CATTTTGTAGAAGCGTGTTTGCCGCAACGGAATTGGAAAATTGCAATTTTCCAATGTGGAATTTTGCAAAATTCCACATCCCTGTGAAACTGCATGTAGCCAAAACACTATGACTTTAATAAGAAAATCCACTCCTCCGCATCCCATTGCATCCAGAAACCCGTTCAATGGGTAGCCCGCGCCTACCCGCGGTGCGCAATTTATTACCCGCAGGGACGTAGCTCTGCCAGCAGACATATTCCACATTGAAAGCATACTTCTCAAAGGAGGGTCCGTTTGATGGATATCCACGAATACCAGGCCAAGAAACTGCTCAGCAAATTCGGTGTTAACATTCCGCGCGGGGGCATTGCCTACAGCCCGGAACAGGCTGTTTATCGCTGCTCCGAGCTTTCGGGCGATTCTTGGGTGGTCAAAGCGCAAATCCACTCAGGTGCCCGCGGCAAAGCAGGCGGTGTGCGCATCTGCAAAAGCGAAGAAGAGATTTGGGATGCCGCGCAATGGATGCTCGGCCGCAAGCTGGTAACTCATCAAACCGGGCCTCAAGGCAAAATGGTCAGCCGCCTCTATATCGAGGAGGCCACGGATATTGCGCAGGAAATTTACCTGGGCTTCGTGATGGACCGCAAATTGGAGCGCGTGGTCGTGGTCGCCTCTGCCGAAGGTGGCATGGAGATTGAAGAGATTTCTGCCGAAGAGCCTGACTCGATCATACGGTCTGTCGTTGATCCGGCCGTTGGCATGCAGGCCTTTCAGGCACGTGAGATTGCGTTCTCCCTTGGGTTGGAACCCCAACTCATCGCGCAGGCGAGCAAGACCATCATGGGCTGTTATCAGATGATGTCCGAAATGGACGCCAATATGGTTGAGATCAACCCACTGGTGGTAACATCCAGCAATGAGATTGTAGCGCTCGACGCCAAAGTGAGCTTTGACACCAATGCGCTCTACCGGCACCCCAAAATTTCCGAGCTGCGCGATAAAAGTCAGGAAGACCCACGCGAAACCTATGCCGGTGATCGCGGCCTGAACTACATCGGGCTCGAAGGTGAAATTGGTTGCATCGTGAATGGCGCAGGCTTGGCCATGGCGACGCTCGACATGATCAAGATGGCCGGTGGGGAACCTGCCAACTTCCTCGATGTGGGCGGCGGAGCGAGCCCTGAGCGGGTTCTGAAATCCTTCAAGGCGGTGCTCAATGATCCCAATGTTGAAGCCATCCTTGTGAACATCTTCGCGGGCATCAACCGCTGCGACTGGATTGCCGAGGGGGTGATCCTCGCGGTCAAGGAACTTGATCTCAAAATGCCTTTGGTGGTGCGCCTGTCGGGCACAAATGTTGAAGAAGGTCTCAAGCTGCTCGCAGAAAGTGGCCTGAACATTGAAACAGCGAATTCGTTGGCCGAGGCTGCAGACAAAGTCGTCACGGCATGGCGCGCAACTCAAATGGCGGAGGCAAGCTGATGGCTATTCTCATCAACAAAGACACCAAGGTTCTTGTCACCGGCATCACCGGCCGCATCGGAAGCTTTCACACCCAGGACATGATCAATCACGGCACCAATGTCGTGGGTGGCGTCACCCCCGGTAAGGGCGGCACCAAACACCTGGACCTGCCTGTGTTCAACACCGTCAAAGGCGCTGTGGCCGAAACCGGCGCCGATCTGGTGGTGAGCTTTGTACCCCTCCCTTTGCTGCCGATAGCATCATGGAAGCCGCGGATGCGGGTATCAAAACCTGTGTCTGCATCGCAGACGGTATCCCCGCACAGGACATGATCCACGTCAAACGCTACATGCGCCGCTACAAGGAAGAAAAGCGCATGCGCCTGATCGGTCCCAACTGTGCGGGCATCATTACTCCAGGCGAAGGCTTTGCCGGTCTGATGCCGCCGCATATCTACAAGCCTGGTCGCGTGGGCATCGTCGGACGCTCAGGCACGTTGGGATATGAGGCGGCCAGCCAGATGAGTGAGCGCGGCATTGGCGTGTCGTCCTCCATCGGCATCGGCGGGGATCCGATTAATGGGTCAAGCTTCAAGGATATTCTGGAACTGTTCGAAGCCGATCCTGACACAGATGCCGTGGTTCTGGTCGGTGAGATTGGCGGCCCTCAAGAAGCGGAGGCCGCCGAATACATCCGGGATCACATGAGCAAACCGGTCGCGGCCTATATTGCGGGTCTTTCGGCTCCCAAAGGACGGCGTATGGGCCACGCCGGCGCCATCGTGTCAGCCTTTGGCGAATCCGCACAAGAAAAAGTCGACATCCTGCAAGAGGCCGGTGTGACCATTGTCCCCACACCGTCCTCTTTCGGGGACGCCGTCGAAAAGATGGTGGCGTAACCTCTTCCTGCAGCCACTGTCAAAAAAACTCCGGTGCTTTAGCTGCACCGGAGTTTCTTTTTCTCAATACCTTAAGGACGTTACTTCAAGCAGATTCAGCGTGCTCCGCCAAGGCTTCTGCCCGCCTCGCCAGAGCATCCAGCGCATCCAGCGCAGGACGGGGAACCACAGGCACCTCAATGCGCTGCACCTCGCCGGGTTGAGCATTGCGCAATTGATCAAGCTCTGCCTCTTTCTCGGTCATTTTGTCCTCGGATTCACGCAGCTTGTCCTGAACCCCTGCGGTTTTGTCGGCCAGCATCAATCCCGCCATCAGCAACATACGCGCTTCTGGAATGCGCCCGATCTGCGCCGTTAAAAGACTGGCCTCTTCATCCAGCATCGCCGCCGCCGCACGCAGGTAATGCTCTTCGCCTTCCTGACAGGCGACTTCAAACTTGCGGCCACCGATTTCCACATCAACTTCCGGCATCAGGCATTCTCCTGCTCATTTGCGCCAGCGTCCGAGGCGCTATCGATCAAAGCTTGAAGTTCGGCCATCACGGCATCGGTCTCGGCACGGTCGGCCTCCCGGCTGGCACGCAGACTTTCCAACTCAGCCATCATCGATTTGTTTATCAGATGCGCCTCCCCAACTCCTTCGGAATTGGCAATTCTTAGGGCGGTGTTGTTTTGTCTCAATTGCTCATTGGCCTGACGCAAAGATTGTAACTGCCGATCCAGTTTGGCCAGAGCTTGCGTGCTTTGCGCGCGCACGTCGTCAATCTCCGTTGCCATGGCTTCTTTGCTGTCTTTCAATGCTTTGACGCGCTCTTCGAGCTGTTCGTTCGCAAGTTTTTCATCGTCCAGAGCGCGTTGCAGCTCTGCCACCGTTTGTGCATCATCGGCCTCGCTCTGCGCATCCAGTTGCCGGCCGATACGGTCCAACGCGGCACTGATCCTGCGCTGATACTCTTCGATTTCGCTCATATTCCTCTGTCCCTGTCGTCATGCGGCATCAAACTCATCGCGAATCGTTTGGGTGCCTAATTGAAGGTTACTTTAGCCAAAGGGTATGTAAAATGCGCCCCCCGATGCAAATCGCAGGCCTGACGCGCTTGATCTTTGAGAGTGGGCTGATATGCACCTGCCCAACAGGACCTAGCCCCAAAGGAAGCTGCCCCGTGGATATTGCCGCCCTGCGCTCTGCAAACCCCGATCATTGGAAAAAAGCCACCGCCATCCGCGCTCTTACATTGGATGCCGTACATGCCGCAAATTCCGGCCACTCCGGTGCCCCGATGGGCATGGCCGATGTGGCCACGGTGCTGTTTGAAAAACACCTGAAATTTGATGCCAGCGCGCCGCAATGGCCGGATCGGGACAGATTTATCTTGTCGGCGGGGCACGGCTCGATGCTGGTCTATTCCCTGCTCTACCTCACTGGTAGCCCGGGCATGACGCTCGATCAGATCAAGAACTTCCGGCAATGGGGCTCGATCACGGCAGGTCATCCTGAGAATTTCCTGCATGACGGGATTGAAACCACGACAGGCCCACTGGGACAGGGGATTTCCAACTCCGTTGGCTTTGCCATCGCCGAGGAAGCGCTGCGGGCACGGTTTGGCAAGAAACTGGTGGATCACTACACCTATGTCATGGCCGGAGACGGCTGTTTGATGGAAGGTGTCAGCCAAGAGGCCATTGGTCTGGCGGGACGTCTGGGCCTCGGCAAGCTGATTGTGCTTTGGGACAACAACAACATCACCATTGATGGCACGGTTGAGCTTGCTGACCGCACCGATCAGGTCAAACGCTTTCGTGCCTCGGGATGGCAGGTGTTGGAATGTGACGGGCATGATCCCGAAGCGATTGATGCGGCACTAACCAAAGCCAAAACCGGCCGTCGCCCCACAATGATCGCTTGTAAAACGCATATCGCCCTGGGCCACGCGGCACAGGACACTTCCAAGGGCCATGGCGCATTGACGGACCCGGATCAGTTGAAGGCCGCAAAAGACGCCTATGGCTGGAGCGGTGGCCCCTTTGAGGTGCCCGCTGATGTGAAATCCGCTTGGGAAGCCATCGGCACGCGCGGGGCTGCGGATCATGCGGCCTGGTCCGCCCGGCTGTCCGAGCAATCTGAGCGCCGTCAGGCCGAATTTTCCCGGGTTATGGCCGGGGACGTGCCAAAATCCCTGCCCTCGCGCATCCGCGCACTGAAAAAGCAAATCTCAGAAGAGCAGCCCA
This window harbors:
- a CDS encoding malate--CoA ligase subunit beta, producing the protein MDIHEYQAKKLLSKFGVNIPRGGIAYSPEQAVYRCSELSGDSWVVKAQIHSGARGKAGGVRICKSEEEIWDAAQWMLGRKLVTHQTGPQGKMVSRLYIEEATDIAQEIYLGFVMDRKLERVVVVASAEGGMEIEEISAEEPDSIIRSVVDPAVGMQAFQAREIAFSLGLEPQLIAQASKTIMGCYQMMSEMDANMVEINPLVVTSSNEIVALDAKVSFDTNALYRHPKISELRDKSQEDPRETYAGDRGLNYIGLEGEIGCIVNGAGLAMATLDMIKMAGGEPANFLDVGGGASPERVLKSFKAVLNDPNVEAILVNIFAGINRCDWIAEGVILAVKELDLKMPLVVRLSGTNVEEGLKLLAESGLNIETANSLAEAADKVVTAWRATQMAEAS
- a CDS encoding cell division protein ZapA, with the protein product MPEVDVEIGGRKFEVACQEGEEHYLRAAAAMLDEEASLLTAQIGRIPEARMLLMAGLMLADKTAGVQDKLRESEDKMTEKEAELDQLRNAQPGEVQRIEVPVVPRPALDALDALARRAEALAEHAESA
- the tkt gene encoding transketolase, with product MDIAALRSANPDHWKKATAIRALTLDAVHAANSGHSGAPMGMADVATVLFEKHLKFDASAPQWPDRDRFILSAGHGSMLVYSLLYLTGSPGMTLDQIKNFRQWGSITAGHPENFLHDGIETTTGPLGQGISNSVGFAIAEEALRARFGKKLVDHYTYVMAGDGCLMEGVSQEAIGLAGRLGLGKLIVLWDNNNITIDGTVELADRTDQVKRFRASGWQVLECDGHDPEAIDAALTKAKTGRRPTMIACKTHIALGHAAQDTSKGHGALTDPDQLKAAKDAYGWSGGPFEVPADVKSAWEAIGTRGAADHAAWSARLSEQSERRQAEFSRVMAGDVPKSLPSRIRALKKQISEEQPKVATRKSSEMVLDVVNPIMGETIGGSADLSGSNNTKSKDMTVFDEGNRKGRYIHYGIREHGMAAAMNGMALHGGIKPYGGTFMCFTDYARPAMRLAALMKVPTVFVMTHDSIGLGEDGPTHQPVEHLAISRSTPNTLVFRPCDTVETAESWELALSSKSTPSVLSLTRQGLPTLRTEHKQRNLTAQGAYVLADADGKRQALLMATGSEVEIAMKARDLLQAEGIGTRVVSMPCWELFEEQDEAYRRKVLPGGPVRVAVEAAIRFGWDRWLYGERGKREKSGFIGMHGFGASAPADVLYEKFGITPEAVAEKAKSLL